A portion of the Cyanobium sp. PCC 7001 genome contains these proteins:
- the pyk gene encoding pyruvate kinase, giving the protein MPQPDLMRRTKIVATIGPATESPERLKALIEAGATTFRLNFSHGDHSDHAARIATIRQVSVEMGVHVGILQDLQGPKIRLGRFADGPITLARGASFSLTSRDVACNQEIATVTYAKLADEVTPGSRILLDDGRVEMCVESVNTADHTLHCSVSVGGVLSNNKGVNFPDVQLSIRALTDKDRADLTFGLQHGVDWVALSFVRNPSDLQEIKDLIASQGHTTPVVAKIEKFEAIDQIDDILMLCDGVMVARGDLGVEMPAEEVPLLQKELIRKANSLGIPVITATQMLDSMVSCPRPTRAEVSDVANAILDGTDAVMLSNESAVGDYPVEAVATMATIARRIERDYPKRLIDSRMATTIPNAICQAVSNIARNLNAAAILPLTKSGATARNVSKFRPSTPILAVTSEPQVARQLQLIWGVNPLLVPEQTSTTSTFSLAMGLARDGGFLQDGDLVVQTAGTLAGVSGSTDFIKVGIVTAVLPRGLGIGTGSVSGRVRVVTRAEDAAAIQTGEILVVRETSAAFVEAFRRAKAVIAETGGAESHAAVIAQRTGIPAIVGVTNALESLRDGEIVTLDLHHGLVHRGARSHNADPIGAIV; this is encoded by the coding sequence ATGCCCCAGCCCGATCTCATGCGTCGCACCAAGATCGTCGCCACGATCGGGCCCGCCACCGAATCTCCCGAACGTCTCAAGGCACTCATCGAGGCCGGCGCCACCACCTTCCGGCTCAACTTCTCCCACGGCGACCACAGCGACCACGCCGCCCGCATCGCCACAATCCGCCAGGTTTCGGTGGAGATGGGCGTGCATGTGGGGATTCTTCAGGATCTCCAGGGTCCGAAGATCCGCCTGGGTCGATTCGCCGATGGCCCGATCACCCTGGCCCGGGGTGCCAGCTTCAGCCTCACCTCCCGGGACGTGGCCTGCAACCAGGAGATCGCCACCGTCACCTACGCCAAGCTGGCCGATGAGGTGACCCCGGGCAGCCGCATCCTGTTGGATGACGGCCGCGTGGAGATGTGCGTGGAATCGGTGAACACGGCCGATCACACCCTCCATTGCAGCGTCAGCGTGGGTGGGGTGTTGAGCAACAACAAAGGGGTGAACTTCCCCGATGTTCAGCTCTCGATCCGCGCCCTCACCGACAAGGATCGGGCCGATCTCACCTTCGGACTGCAGCACGGCGTGGACTGGGTGGCCCTCAGCTTCGTCCGCAACCCCTCCGACCTCCAGGAGATCAAGGATCTGATCGCCAGCCAGGGCCATACCACGCCCGTGGTGGCCAAGATCGAGAAATTCGAGGCCATCGATCAGATCGACGACATCCTGATGTTGTGCGATGGCGTGATGGTGGCCCGCGGCGATCTCGGGGTGGAGATGCCGGCTGAGGAAGTGCCGCTGCTGCAGAAGGAACTGATCCGCAAGGCCAACAGCCTGGGGATTCCGGTCATCACCGCCACCCAGATGCTGGATTCGATGGTGAGCTGCCCGCGGCCCACCCGCGCCGAGGTGAGTGATGTGGCCAACGCCATCCTCGATGGCACGGACGCCGTGATGCTCTCCAACGAGAGTGCCGTGGGCGACTACCCGGTGGAGGCGGTGGCCACCATGGCCACGATCGCCCGTCGCATCGAGCGCGACTACCCCAAGCGGCTGATCGACAGCCGCATGGCCACCACCATTCCCAACGCCATCTGCCAGGCGGTGAGCAACATCGCCCGCAACCTCAACGCGGCGGCGATCCTGCCCCTCACCAAGAGCGGTGCCACCGCCCGCAACGTGAGCAAGTTCAGGCCCAGCACCCCGATCCTGGCGGTGACCAGCGAGCCCCAGGTAGCCCGCCAGCTGCAGCTGATCTGGGGGGTGAATCCGCTGCTCGTGCCCGAGCAGACCTCCACCACCAGCACCTTCAGCCTGGCGATGGGCCTGGCCCGCGACGGCGGTTTCCTTCAGGACGGCGACCTGGTGGTGCAGACCGCGGGCACCCTGGCCGGTGTGAGCGGGTCCACCGACTTCATCAAGGTGGGCATCGTGACTGCGGTGCTGCCCCGCGGCCTGGGCATCGGCACCGGCTCGGTGAGCGGGCGGGTGCGGGTCGTGACCCGGGCCGAGGATGCCGCCGCCATCCAGACCGGCGAGATCCTGGTGGTGCGGGAGACCAGCGCCGCCTTCGTGGAGGCCTTCCGCCGGGCCAAGGCCGTGATCGCCGAGACGGGCGGTGCCGAAAGCCACGCTGCCGTGATCGCCCAGCGCACCGGCATCCCGGCGATCGTGGGCGTCACCAACGCCCTCGAGAGCCTGCGCGACGGGGAGATCGTGACCCTGGACCTGCACCACGGCCTGGTGCACCGCGGCGCCCGCAGCCACAACGCCGACCCGATCGGCGCCATCGTCTAG
- a CDS encoding FAD-dependent monooxygenase — translation MVLSVLVVGAGPVGLTLAAELARQGGHCRLIDQLSEPLPYCRAIGITPRSLEIFAALGLAQPLIDAGVWLEPMATVMDQRWLPAPPEAGSVAEPPPSLGRCGPVPYGDLGVPQPELERQLSRLVQSGGVDLERNVRLDALQPLPPAAAGGPSPGVTVTLLHGDGRREQQTVQVVVGCDGAHSSVRHALAIPFEGEAMEAAFMLGDVAIDWDLPRGVPLRALRLPSEPGPPEFFVAIPLPEPGRYRVSMLAPADLDAAGPTRGDGVAHGLAAGGDGPDLEVLQQVADALLVPPVPRLRDLRWSSTYRISMRLAADYQRGGVFLAGDAAHIHPPTGGQGMNTGIQDAHNLAWKLALVQRGLAPLSLLDSYAAERRPVGAAVIRRTLEASLNFGREQAPPDPLVNTQLLETYRGSAWVRDGEPVPAPEDLRAGDRAPDAEGLRRRHVAMPLRLSELLRAPRHALLISLPAGADPAPARALAARLRQQLPAALLQSHLIALGPPPPECHELAVIADAAGQFAASYGSEPQALLVRPDGHIAWRQLGLLEHPDVPEALREVLGLTFSP, via the coding sequence ATGGTGCTCTCAGTGCTGGTGGTGGGAGCGGGCCCGGTGGGCCTCACCCTCGCGGCTGAGCTGGCCCGCCAGGGAGGCCACTGCCGGCTGATCGACCAGCTGAGCGAACCGCTGCCCTACTGCCGCGCCATCGGCATCACGCCCCGCAGCCTGGAGATCTTCGCGGCCCTTGGCCTGGCGCAGCCGCTCATCGATGCAGGCGTGTGGCTGGAGCCGATGGCCACGGTGATGGATCAGCGCTGGCTTCCAGCCCCTCCAGAGGCAGGCTCCGTGGCGGAGCCGCCGCCCAGTCTTGGGCGCTGCGGCCCGGTTCCCTACGGCGATCTGGGGGTTCCCCAGCCGGAGCTGGAGCGTCAGCTCTCCCGGCTGGTGCAGAGCGGGGGGGTGGACCTGGAGCGCAACGTGCGCCTGGACGCGCTGCAGCCGCTTCCCCCTGCCGCTGCCGGTGGCCCCAGCCCCGGGGTGACCGTGACCCTGCTCCACGGCGACGGACGTCGCGAACAGCAGACGGTGCAGGTGGTGGTGGGCTGCGATGGCGCCCACAGCAGCGTGCGCCATGCCCTGGCCATTCCCTTCGAGGGCGAGGCGATGGAGGCCGCCTTCATGCTCGGCGATGTGGCGATCGACTGGGACCTGCCGCGGGGGGTGCCGCTGCGGGCGCTGCGCCTGCCCAGCGAGCCGGGCCCACCGGAGTTCTTCGTGGCGATTCCCCTGCCCGAACCCGGCCGCTACCGGGTGTCGATGCTGGCGCCCGCCGACCTGGATGCTGCGGGTCCCACCCGGGGGGATGGGGTGGCCCATGGCCTGGCCGCTGGCGGGGACGGCCCCGATCTGGAGGTTCTGCAGCAGGTGGCGGACGCGTTGCTGGTGCCGCCGGTGCCGCGCCTGCGCGATCTGCGCTGGTCGTCCACCTACCGGATCAGCATGCGGCTGGCGGCGGACTACCAGCGCGGCGGTGTGTTCCTGGCGGGAGATGCGGCCCACATCCATCCGCCCACGGGCGGCCAGGGCATGAACACCGGCATCCAGGACGCCCACAACCTCGCCTGGAAGCTGGCCCTGGTGCAGCGCGGTCTGGCGCCCCTGAGCCTGCTCGACAGCTACGCCGCCGAGCGACGGCCGGTGGGGGCCGCCGTGATCCGCCGCACCCTGGAGGCCAGCCTCAACTTCGGGCGTGAGCAGGCCCCGCCCGATCCCCTGGTGAACACCCAGCTGCTGGAGACCTACCGCGGCAGCGCCTGGGTGCGGGATGGGGAGCCGGTGCCTGCCCCGGAGGATCTGCGGGCCGGCGACCGCGCCCCCGATGCCGAGGGTCTGCGCCGGCGTCATGTGGCCATGCCGCTGCGGCTCTCAGAGCTGCTGCGGGCCCCCCGCCATGCCCTGCTGATCTCCCTGCCGGCCGGCGCCGATCCCGCCCCGGCCCGGGCCCTGGCCGCCCGGCTGCGGCAGCAGCTTCCAGCCGCACTGCTCCAGAGCCATCTGATCGCCCTGGGGCCGCCGCCGCCGGAGTGCCACGAGCTGGCCGTGATCGCCGACGCCGCCGGGCAGTTCGCCGCGTCCTACGGCTCGGAGCCGCAGGCCCTGCTGGTTCGACCCGACGGCCACATCGCCTGGCGTCAGCTGGGCCTGCTCGAGCATCCGGACGTTCCTGAGGCGCTGCGGGAGGTGCTGGGGCTCACCTTCAGCCCTTGA
- a CDS encoding ABC transporter permease — protein MASKLSLGETVGMALATLRANRLRSLLTMLGIVIGNASVITLVGVGRGAQNLAEGQLSNLGANVLFVVPGNNDTRRQGIDFPKTLVLEDAQAIGEQVPSVKRVAPQITLSEVVQAGGLSSSTSVNGITPDFLPVRQFEMARGRFISASDLEAARSVTVIGPDLAEKMFPGGTAVGRTLRIRTQPFEVIGVLEAKGAVFGQNQDENAYVPLTTMVSKLSGRDPTYGVSLNFISVEARDGQSINAAAFQITNLLRQRHNILREDDFAVRSQQDALTIVSTITGGLTLMLAAIGAVSLLVGGIGIMNIMLVSVSERTAEIGLRKALGARSGDVLLQFLVESLVLASLGGAIGTAVGVGTVSLVALVTPLPATIGTGTILLTVGLSGSIGLFFGVLPARRASQLDPIVALRSL, from the coding sequence ATGGCCTCGAAGCTCTCCCTGGGCGAAACGGTGGGCATGGCCCTGGCCACGCTGCGCGCCAACCGCCTGCGCAGCCTGCTCACGATGCTGGGCATCGTGATCGGCAATGCCTCCGTGATCACCCTGGTGGGAGTGGGCCGCGGCGCCCAGAACCTGGCCGAAGGGCAGCTGAGCAACCTCGGGGCCAATGTGCTCTTCGTGGTGCCGGGAAACAACGACACCCGTCGCCAGGGCATCGACTTCCCCAAGACCCTGGTGCTGGAGGACGCCCAGGCGATCGGCGAGCAGGTGCCCTCCGTGAAGCGGGTGGCCCCCCAGATCACCCTCAGCGAGGTGGTGCAGGCCGGCGGCCTCAGCAGCTCCACCTCGGTGAACGGCATCACGCCTGACTTCCTGCCGGTGCGTCAGTTCGAGATGGCGCGCGGCCGCTTCATCTCGGCCAGCGATCTGGAGGCCGCCCGCAGCGTGACGGTGATCGGGCCCGATCTGGCCGAGAAGATGTTTCCCGGGGGCACCGCCGTGGGCCGCACCCTCCGCATCCGCACCCAGCCCTTCGAGGTGATCGGCGTGCTGGAGGCGAAGGGAGCGGTGTTCGGCCAGAACCAGGACGAGAACGCCTACGTGCCGCTCACCACCATGGTGAGCAAGCTCTCGGGCCGTGATCCCACCTACGGGGTGAGTCTCAATTTCATCAGCGTGGAGGCCCGCGACGGCCAGAGCATCAACGCCGCCGCCTTCCAGATCACCAACCTGTTGCGCCAGCGGCACAACATCCTGCGGGAGGACGACTTCGCCGTCCGCTCCCAGCAGGATGCCCTCACCATCGTGAGCACCATCACGGGCGGCCTCACCCTGATGCTGGCGGCGATCGGCGCCGTGTCCCTGCTGGTGGGGGGCATCGGCATCATGAACATCATGCTGGTGTCGGTGAGTGAGCGCACGGCGGAGATCGGGCTGCGCAAGGCGCTCGGTGCCCGCAGCGGCGACGTGCTGCTCCAGTTCCTGGTGGAGTCGCTGGTGCTGGCCAGCCTCGGAGGTGCGATCGGCACCGCCGTGGGGGTGGGCACCGTGAGCCTGGTGGCTCTGGTCACGCCCCTGCCGGCCACGATCGGCACGGGCACGATCCTGCTCACGGTGGGGCTGTCGGGCTCGATCGGCCTGTTCTTCGGAGTCCTGCCGGCCCGGCGGGCCTCCCAGCTCGACCCGATCGTGGCGCTGCGCAGCCTCTGA
- a CDS encoding DUF1830 domain-containing protein, with protein sequence MVITLTWLECGYRNSSDRMVIARCVGPEQFFLERVVFPFELLSFSCPPASELKIWTHGLGGPELIETLAVADLEIEAGADEPPPPERAAAESPKSGGAGSQRPRGLSFSKGNGDLVEAWVSAV encoded by the coding sequence GTGGTAATCACCTTGACCTGGCTGGAATGCGGATACCGGAACAGCAGCGATCGCATGGTGATCGCCCGCTGCGTCGGGCCCGAACAGTTCTTCCTCGAACGGGTGGTGTTCCCCTTTGAGCTGCTCAGCTTCTCCTGCCCTCCCGCGTCGGAACTGAAGATCTGGACCCATGGGCTCGGCGGGCCTGAGCTGATCGAGACCCTGGCGGTGGCCGATCTCGAGATCGAAGCGGGCGCCGATGAACCTCCTCCACCGGAGCGTGCTGCAGCAGAATCGCCCAAATCGGGGGGCGCAGGCAGCCAGAGACCACGCGGGTTGAGCTTCAGCAAAGGCAACGGTGACCTGGTGGAGGCCTGGGTCTCGGCGGTCTGA
- a CDS encoding nucleoside triphosphate pyrophosphohydrolase family protein, translating into MDFQTYQERSRRTALYPGVGQNPIYPTLGLCGESGEVADKVKKVLRDRGGVFSDEVRAALQLELGDVLWYVAQLATELGLDLDSVASANLEKLASRAARNVIGGDGDQR; encoded by the coding sequence ATGGACTTTCAGACCTACCAGGAACGGTCCCGCCGTACGGCCCTCTACCCGGGCGTCGGCCAGAACCCCATCTACCCCACCCTGGGCCTCTGCGGTGAGTCGGGTGAGGTGGCCGACAAGGTGAAGAAGGTGCTGCGCGATCGCGGCGGTGTGTTCAGTGACGAGGTGCGTGCGGCGTTGCAGCTGGAACTGGGCGATGTGCTCTGGTACGTGGCCCAGCTGGCCACGGAACTGGGGCTGGATCTCGACAGCGTGGCCAGCGCCAATCTCGAGAAGCTGGCCAGTCGCGCCGCCCGTAACGTGATCGGAGGCGATGGCGACCAGCGATGA
- the scpB gene encoding SMC-Scp complex subunit ScpB, whose translation MGVDPEAPTPQPPAAAVPNLSLPAHLEAILYLKGRPLSLQELAAIAGVEAATAELGLITLMADYAHRDTALEIRQDGQHYGLQLRESLADLVQNLVPVDLSTAALRTLATIALKKRILQSELVDLRGSGAYDHIKELLSQNFIERRRQSDGRSYWLSLSEKFHRTFAVKAEELQPQPRRAA comes from the coding sequence ATGGGCGTGGATCCTGAAGCCCCCACCCCCCAGCCCCCCGCAGCGGCCGTTCCGAACCTGTCGCTGCCGGCCCACCTGGAGGCGATCCTCTACCTCAAGGGCCGCCCCCTCAGCCTGCAGGAACTGGCGGCGATCGCCGGGGTGGAGGCGGCCACGGCCGAGCTGGGCCTGATCACCCTGATGGCCGACTACGCCCATCGCGACACGGCCCTGGAGATCCGCCAGGACGGGCAGCACTACGGACTGCAGCTGCGGGAGAGCCTGGCCGACCTCGTGCAGAACCTGGTGCCGGTGGATCTGTCCACGGCGGCCCTGCGCACCCTGGCCACCATCGCCCTCAAGAAACGCATCCTGCAGTCGGAATTGGTGGATCTGCGGGGGTCGGGCGCCTACGACCACATCAAGGAGCTGCTCAGCCAGAACTTCATCGAGCGGCGGCGCCAGAGCGACGGACGCTCCTACTGGCTGAGCCTCAGCGAGAAATTCCACCGCACCTTCGCGGTGAAGGCCGAGGAACTGCAGCCCCAACCGCGGCGGGCTGCATAG
- the ilvA gene encoding threonine ammonia-lyase, biosynthetic yields MSESHCNPTASAVSAPADCAAHVDADSGTDSGPDTDRYLRRILRARVYDVAIESPLDAAPNLSARLANRVLLKREDLQPVFSFKLRGAYNKMASLSPAELERGVIAASAGNHAQGVALGAQRLGCRAVIVMPVTTPEMKVRAVAARGAEVVLHGDNYDAACAHAQQLAERGGLSFIHPFDDPEVIAGQGTIGLEILRQCSQPPDAIYVAVGGGGLIAGIAAYVKALWPRVQIVGVEPIDADAMARSLAAGERVRLEQVGLFADGVAVRQVGAHTFALAQRHVDRMVTVSTDEICAAIKDVFEDTRSILEPAGALAVAGMKLDVEQRGLREQTLVAVACGANMNFDRLRFVAERAELGEEREAMLAVEIPERPGSLRRFCQVLGERSLTEFSYRLADPRVAHIFVGVQIRGHANTLQLLEELRAAGFPCLDLSRNELAKLHLRHMVGGRLPASASTALDQGEELLYRFEFPEKPGALMAFVNALQASWNISIFHYRNHGADVGRIVVGVQVPPAERQAWQRFLDGLGYAHWDESGNPAYRLFLGSKD; encoded by the coding sequence ATGAGCGAGTCGCACTGCAACCCAACCGCCTCGGCCGTATCCGCTCCGGCCGACTGCGCTGCTCACGTCGACGCCGATTCCGGCACCGACTCCGGCCCCGATACCGACCGGTATCTGCGGCGCATCCTGCGCGCCCGCGTCTACGACGTGGCGATCGAGTCGCCCCTGGATGCGGCACCCAACCTCTCGGCGCGGCTGGCCAACCGGGTGCTGCTGAAGCGGGAGGACCTGCAGCCGGTGTTCAGCTTCAAGCTGCGCGGCGCCTACAACAAGATGGCCAGCCTCAGCCCGGCGGAGCTGGAACGGGGCGTGATCGCCGCCAGCGCCGGCAACCACGCCCAGGGGGTGGCTCTGGGGGCCCAGCGGCTGGGCTGCCGCGCCGTGATCGTGATGCCGGTCACCACCCCGGAGATGAAGGTGCGGGCGGTGGCGGCCCGGGGCGCCGAGGTGGTGCTGCACGGCGACAACTACGACGCCGCATGTGCCCACGCCCAGCAGCTGGCCGAGCGGGGCGGGCTCAGCTTCATCCACCCCTTCGACGATCCGGAGGTGATCGCTGGCCAGGGCACCATCGGCCTGGAGATCCTGCGCCAGTGCTCCCAGCCCCCCGATGCCATCTACGTGGCGGTGGGAGGCGGCGGACTGATCGCCGGCATCGCCGCCTACGTGAAGGCCCTCTGGCCCCGGGTGCAGATCGTGGGCGTGGAGCCGATCGACGCCGATGCCATGGCCCGGTCGCTGGCGGCGGGGGAGCGGGTGCGGCTGGAGCAGGTGGGGCTCTTCGCCGACGGCGTGGCCGTGCGGCAGGTGGGGGCCCACACCTTCGCCCTGGCCCAGCGCCACGTGGACCGCATGGTGACCGTGAGCACCGACGAGATCTGCGCCGCCATCAAGGACGTGTTCGAGGACACCCGCTCCATCCTCGAGCCCGCCGGCGCCCTTGCCGTGGCCGGCATGAAGCTGGACGTGGAACAGCGGGGCCTGCGGGAGCAGACCCTGGTGGCGGTGGCCTGCGGCGCCAACATGAATTTCGACCGGCTGCGCTTCGTGGCGGAGCGGGCCGAGCTGGGCGAAGAGCGGGAGGCCATGCTGGCCGTGGAGATCCCGGAGCGACCCGGCAGCCTGCGGCGCTTCTGCCAGGTGCTGGGGGAGCGCAGCCTCACGGAGTTCAGCTACCGGCTGGCCGACCCCCGCGTGGCCCACATCTTCGTGGGCGTGCAGATCCGGGGCCATGCCAACACCCTGCAGCTGCTGGAGGAACTCAGGGCGGCCGGCTTCCCCTGCCTGGATCTGAGCCGCAACGAGCTGGCCAAGCTGCACCTGCGCCACATGGTGGGCGGACGGCTGCCGGCCAGTGCCAGCACGGCCCTCGACCAGGGCGAGGAGCTGCTCTACCGCTTCGAGTTCCCGGAGAAGCCGGGAGCCCTGATGGCCTTCGTGAACGCCCTGCAGGCCAGCTGGAACATCAGCATCTTCCACTACCGCAACCACGGCGCCGACGTGGGCCGGATCGTGGTGGGGGTGCAGGTGCCGCCGGCCGAGCGCCAGGCCTGGCAGCGCTTCCTCGACGGTCTCGGCTACGCCCACTGGGACGAGAGCGGGAACCCGGCCTACCGGCTCTTCCTCGGCTCCAAGGACTGA
- a CDS encoding YggT family protein gives MDVVAQVLSVLSRTLEIYSLILLVRVLLSWFPNLDWSNPVLSSVSSITDPYLNVFRGLIPPIGGLDLSAILAFLALSLGQQLLGSASVSMMASMY, from the coding sequence ATGGACGTCGTCGCCCAGGTGCTGAGTGTGCTCAGCCGCACACTGGAGATCTATTCCCTGATCCTGCTGGTGCGGGTGCTGCTGAGCTGGTTCCCGAATCTGGACTGGAGCAATCCGGTGCTCTCCAGCGTCAGCTCGATCACCGACCCCTACCTGAATGTGTTCCGCGGCCTGATCCCGCCGATCGGTGGACTCGATCTCTCGGCGATCCTGGCGTTCCTGGCCCTCAGCCTGGGACAGCAGCTGCTGGGCAGTGCCAGCGTCAGCATGATGGCCTCGATGTACTGA
- the dxs gene encoding 1-deoxy-D-xylulose-5-phosphate synthase — MHLSELTHPNQLHGLSVAELEAIGRQIRERHLEVVSTSGGHLGPGLGVVELTLALYQTLDLDRDKVVWDVGHQAYPHKLITGRYKDFHTLRQKGGVAGYLKRSESRFDHFGAGHASTSISAALGMALARDRRGETFKCVAVIGDGALTGGMALEAINHAGHLPRTNLLVVLNDNDMSISPPVGALSTHLNRMRHSKPVQFIADNAEEAIKHLPFMHGELPPELKNLKESMRRLAVPKVGAVFEELGFTYMGPIDGHNIAEMVRTFEQAHHTEGPVLVHVATTKGKGYAYAEEDQVGYHAQSSFDLATGKAFPSSKPKPPSYSKVFGQTLVKICDQDPRVVGITAAMATGTGLDLLEKALPAQYFDVGIAEQHAVTMAAGMACEGLRPVCAIYSTFLQRAYDQLIHDVGIQKLPVTFVMDRAGIVGADGPTHQGQYDISYLRCVPNFTVMAPRDEAELQRMLITAIQHNGPCALRIPRGEGEGVPLAEEGFEPLEIGRGELLADGDDLLIVAYGAMVHPAMATAGLLQEQGVRAAVINARFLRPLDEALILPMARRIGRVVTMEEGCLPGGFGAAVTESLVDHDVLVPVFRIGIPDTLVDHASPAQSKETLGLTPPQMAERILERFGSVLRLPVAAQPPLTV, encoded by the coding sequence ATGCATCTCAGTGAGCTGACCCACCCCAACCAGTTGCATGGTCTGAGCGTCGCCGAGCTGGAGGCGATCGGGCGTCAGATCCGCGAACGGCATCTGGAGGTGGTGAGTACCAGTGGTGGCCACCTCGGACCCGGTCTGGGCGTGGTGGAACTCACCCTCGCCCTCTACCAGACCCTCGATCTTGACCGGGACAAGGTGGTGTGGGACGTGGGGCACCAGGCCTACCCCCACAAACTGATCACCGGCCGTTACAAGGACTTCCACACGCTGCGCCAGAAAGGAGGCGTGGCCGGCTACCTCAAGCGCAGCGAGAGCCGCTTCGACCACTTCGGTGCCGGCCATGCCAGCACCTCCATCTCGGCGGCCCTGGGCATGGCCCTGGCCCGCGACCGGCGCGGTGAAACGTTCAAGTGCGTGGCGGTGATCGGCGATGGGGCTCTCACCGGCGGCATGGCGCTGGAGGCGATCAACCACGCCGGCCACCTGCCCCGCACCAACCTGCTGGTGGTGCTGAACGACAACGACATGTCGATCAGCCCGCCGGTGGGCGCGCTCTCCACCCACCTCAACCGGATGCGCCACAGCAAGCCGGTGCAGTTCATCGCCGACAACGCCGAGGAGGCGATCAAGCACCTCCCCTTCATGCACGGGGAGCTGCCGCCCGAGCTGAAGAACCTCAAGGAGTCGATGCGGCGGCTGGCGGTGCCCAAGGTGGGCGCCGTGTTCGAGGAGCTGGGCTTCACCTACATGGGCCCCATCGACGGTCACAACATCGCCGAGATGGTGCGCACCTTCGAGCAGGCCCACCACACGGAGGGGCCGGTGCTGGTGCACGTGGCCACCACCAAGGGCAAGGGCTACGCCTATGCCGAGGAAGACCAGGTGGGCTACCACGCCCAGAGCTCCTTCGACCTGGCCACCGGCAAGGCCTTCCCCTCCAGCAAGCCGAAACCCCCCAGCTACAGCAAGGTGTTCGGCCAGACCCTGGTGAAGATCTGTGATCAGGATCCGCGGGTGGTGGGCATCACCGCGGCCATGGCCACCGGCACCGGCCTGGACCTGCTGGAGAAGGCCCTGCCCGCCCAGTACTTCGATGTGGGCATCGCCGAACAACACGCCGTGACCATGGCGGCCGGCATGGCCTGCGAGGGTCTGCGGCCGGTGTGCGCCATCTACAGCACCTTCCTGCAGCGCGCCTACGACCAGCTCATCCACGACGTGGGCATTCAGAAGCTGCCGGTCACGTTCGTGATGGACCGGGCCGGCATCGTGGGGGCCGACGGCCCCACCCACCAGGGCCAGTACGACATCAGCTATCTGCGCTGCGTGCCCAACTTCACGGTGATGGCTCCAAGGGATGAGGCGGAGCTGCAGCGGATGCTGATCACCGCCATCCAGCACAACGGCCCCTGTGCCCTGCGCATCCCCCGCGGCGAGGGCGAGGGCGTGCCCCTGGCCGAGGAAGGCTTCGAACCCCTGGAGATCGGCCGCGGCGAACTGCTGGCCGACGGTGACGACCTGCTGATCGTGGCCTACGGCGCCATGGTGCATCCGGCCATGGCCACGGCCGGACTGCTGCAGGAGCAGGGTGTGCGTGCAGCTGTGATCAATGCCCGCTTTCTGCGTCCCCTGGATGAGGCCCTGATCCTTCCCATGGCCCGACGCATCGGCAGGGTGGTGACGATGGAGGAGGGCTGCCTGCCGGGCGGTTTCGGTGCTGCGGTCACCGAGAGCCTGGTGGATCACGACGTGCTGGTGCCCGTGTTCCGCATCGGCATCCCCGACACGCTCGTGGACCATGCCTCCCCCGCCCAGAGCAAGGAGACCCTGGGCCTCACCCCACCCCAGATGGCGGAGCGCATCCTCGAGCGCTTCGGCTCGGTGCTGCGCCTTCCCGTGGCGGCCCAACCCCCGCTCACGGTCTGA